The Banduia mediterranea genome window below encodes:
- a CDS encoding response regulator transcription factor, giving the protein MIANPALISGATSGPDPNAVVYIVEDDTAVRSALDLLARCCGWRARSFASGGEFLDSPIDETASCLVLDLNMPQMDGETVLRHLRERGSRLPVLVITADRSGAQLERLRRLGVYEVLQKPFGDDAFQSAVQGCLSPPAPPPDAADT; this is encoded by the coding sequence GTGATTGCGAATCCCGCCCTGATTTCCGGCGCCACGTCCGGACCGGACCCCAACGCGGTCGTCTATATCGTTGAAGACGACACCGCGGTGCGGTCCGCATTGGATCTGCTGGCGCGCTGCTGCGGCTGGCGTGCCCGCAGCTTCGCCAGCGGAGGTGAATTCCTCGACAGTCCGATCGACGAAACGGCCAGCTGCCTGGTGCTCGACCTCAACATGCCGCAAATGGACGGAGAGACCGTGCTGCGTCATCTGCGCGAACGTGGCTCGCGACTGCCGGTGCTGGTCATCACCGCTGATCGCAGCGGCGCGCAACTGGAGCGTCTGCGCCGGCTGGGCGTGTACGAGGTACTGCAAAAGCCGTTCGGTGACGATGCGTTCCAGAGTGCGGTACAGGGCTGTCTGAGCCCCCCGGCTCCACCCCCGGACGCTGCCGATACGTAG